ACGCCGTTCGATCTGGCGGCGTTCGCCGAGGTCGACGGGGACGCACTGCGCGTGCGGGCCGCCGCCGGCGCGCTCGCCGACGTTCGCGTCACCGACCATTCGGTGCCGCTGCCGGCCGTGCCCGCCGTGTCCGCGGCGCTCGCGGCCCGCGCGCCGCGCCGACTCGACGCGGCGGACCACGCGGCGGGCCGGGATCCGTTTCGCGGCGTCGTCGCTCTGCCGGACGGGCACGGCTGCGCGGTGGCGCCGGTCGTCCGCGGGGGCGACGCGCTCGGCGTGCTCACGATCGATCGCGCGCGCGTCGGCGCGCTGTCGGACGTCGAACTCGCCGCCGTCGCCGGGTTCGCGTGCGCGCTCGGCGAGGCGCTCGCAGCGGCGCGGGATCGGGCGGCTGCGAGCGCGGACCGGGATCTGGCGCTCGCGCGCGAGGCGCTTGCCGAGCGCGCGAGCGCAGACGCCGGGCACGTGCCCCTCGACGCGCTGCCGAGCCCGGCGATGCGCGCGCTGGCCGCGCGCGTCCGCGCCGTCGCGTCCACCGAATCGTCGGTGCTGGTCGCCGGCGAACCCGGCGCCGGCAAGGCCGCGGTCGCGCGGGCGCTGCACCGCGCGTCGTACCGCGCGGCGGCGCCGTTCGTCGCCGTTCGCTGTGCGGCGGTCGCGCCGCCGGACGTGCACCGGGCGCTGTTCGGGGCCGGCGGCGGCCCGCTGTCGGCCGGCTCGCGCGTCGGCGCGTTCGACGCGGCCGCCACCGGCACGCTCGCGCTGTTCGGGGTGGACCGGTTGCCGGTCGGAGTCCAGCGGCGGCTCGCTCGCGTGGTCGCCGCCCGGGCGCTGCGGGTGGATGGCGGCGCTCGCATCGTCGCCG
This genomic stretch from Deltaproteobacteria bacterium harbors:
- a CDS encoding sigma-54-dependent Fis family transcriptional regulator, encoding MSLQRDAFARAAGALSAVTPFDLAAFAEVDGDALRVRAAAGALADVRVTDHSVPLPAVPAVSAALAARAPRRLDAADHAAGRDPFRGVVALPDGHGCAVAPVVRGGDALGVLTIDRARVGALSDVELAAVAGFACALGEALAAARDRAAASADRDLALAREALAERASADAGHVPLDALPSPAMRALAARVRAVASTESSVLVAGEPGAGKAAVARALHRASYRAAAPFVAVRCAAVAPPDVHRALFGAGGGPLSAGSRVGAFDAAATGTLALFGVDRLPVGVQRRLARVVAARALRVDGGARIVAARIVATATAPNAMDAELRAAFGEPWTVPPLRERPEDVGPIASAALAALARSTGRGPWTLSAAAAAELARRPWPGNLRELVAAVVAAAAGAPAGELPAAAFGGGRATAGAPGEVEPAGGAARVAPFSPRRLADVEREHIARTLAFTGGKIYGPGGAGELLGLKPSTLQSRMAKHGLKRR